One Agrococcus jenensis genomic region harbors:
- a CDS encoding CHAP domain-containing protein produces the protein MITFAEWLEDVEGKEIDNSAGQPHPQCTDLVRDYYMRVLGAPWGIGHVADFAWQWWTEFETDVDRPSRWLQRVAGDARAQWGDVAIWSAAMTRPQSESGHVAVVERDRGPSLDVMNQNFMGHRYSERSTIRKRHLLGYLRPIQPLAGAPGVASAHDSKAEGELTMSEAAEIRAEIAALRDHLDNLLSPGGRGRYSWGDVTVDELRAMVQKVDDASKRLDETLAYVKAIREGQIAPGQYSYDQAILALVQGLTGSVGRLKARPALDVDALAAQLKDGLGADAASDLAKRLSDG, from the coding sequence GTGATCACCTTCGCCGAGTGGCTGGAGGACGTCGAGGGCAAGGAGATCGACAACTCGGCTGGGCAGCCACATCCGCAGTGCACGGATCTCGTCCGCGACTACTACATGCGGGTGCTCGGTGCGCCCTGGGGCATCGGCCACGTCGCCGACTTCGCGTGGCAGTGGTGGACGGAATTCGAGACCGACGTGGATCGCCCGAGCAGATGGCTCCAGCGGGTCGCGGGCGACGCACGAGCGCAGTGGGGCGACGTCGCGATCTGGTCGGCTGCGATGACTCGGCCACAGTCGGAGTCGGGGCATGTTGCGGTCGTGGAGCGCGACCGTGGCCCGAGCCTGGACGTCATGAACCAGAACTTCATGGGGCATCGGTACTCGGAGCGCAGCACGATCAGGAAGCGGCACCTGCTCGGCTACCTCCGGCCGATACAGCCGCTCGCCGGTGCGCCGGGCGTCGCGAGCGCGCACGACAGCAAGGCAGAAGGGGAGCTCACCATGTCCGAAGCAGCCGAGATCCGCGCGGAGATCGCCGCACTGCGCGACCACCTCGACAACCTCCTGAGCCCTGGCGGTCGTGGCAGGTACTCGTGGGGCGACGTGACCGTCGACGAGCTGCGCGCCATGGTGCAGAAGGTGGACGACGCGAGCAAGCGTCTCGACGAGACCCTCGCATATGTGAAGGCCATCAGAGAGGGCCAGATCGCCCCGGGGCAGTACAGCTACGACCAGGCCATCCTCGCGCTGGTGCAGGGACTGACCGGATCGGTCGGCCGTCTCAAGGCGCGCCCTGCCCTGGACGTCGACGCGCTGGCTGCACAGCTGAAGGACGGGCTCGGGGCCGATGCGGCGAGCGACCTCGCGAAGCGGCTGAGCGATGGCTGA
- a CDS encoding DUF4244 domain-containing protein, translating into MRMLERLVHEEDGAATAEYVIATMAAVGFAGLLVVILRSDEVRGMLTDMVERALSVQ; encoded by the coding sequence ATGCGGATGCTCGAGAGGCTGGTGCACGAGGAGGACGGCGCGGCGACCGCCGAGTACGTCATCGCGACGATGGCGGCGGTCGGGTTCGCAGGGCTGCTGGTGGTGATCCTGCGCTCCGACGAGGTGCGCGGGATGCTCACCGACATGGTGGAGCGTGCGCTCTCCGTGCAATAG
- a CDS encoding Rv3654c family TadE-like protein encodes MLDGTAQRRPDVRGDGGAGAALALAVATAAVLLALLVVGAGTASIAQARAAAAADAAALAAADALSGYADGSPCGLAQAVAAASGARLGACAVDGLEVRVTTAVPIGPLTASAAAIAGPPAVGAP; translated from the coding sequence GTGCTCGACGGCACCGCGCAACGCCGCCCGGACGTCCGAGGCGACGGCGGCGCCGGTGCTGCACTCGCGCTCGCGGTCGCCACCGCGGCGGTGCTGCTGGCGCTGCTCGTCGTCGGCGCGGGCACGGCCTCGATCGCCCAGGCTCGCGCCGCGGCGGCGGCCGATGCGGCGGCCCTCGCGGCAGCCGACGCGCTGTCCGGCTACGCCGATGGCAGCCCGTGCGGGCTCGCGCAGGCGGTCGCCGCGGCGAGCGGTGCGCGGCTCGGCGCGTGCGCCGTCGACGGCCTCGAGGTGCGCGTGACGACCGCCGTCCCGATCGGACCGCTGACCGCATCCGCCGCCGCGATCGCCGGTCCGCCCGCTGTGGGCGCACCATGA
- the topA gene encoding type I DNA topoisomerase, translated as MGKKLVIVESPAKGKTIERYLGEGYQVLASVGHIRDLVSPRDLPADLKKGSYGKFAVDVDNGFAPYYVVSDEKKKTVAELKKALKDADELILATDEDREGEAIAWHLLEVLKPKVPVRRMVFHEITEDAIQQAKDSMRELNMPLVDAQETRRILDRLYGYEVSPVLWRKVRQGLSAGRVQSPTARLIVDRERERMAFVSAGYWSLAAQFEADGTRFGARLVRLDGARVATGSDFDDRGQIKGVRTVLDEEAAETLATELERSAFAVAGVESKPYRRRPSAPFTTSTLQQEAGRKLKLSAKQTMSVAQSLYEQGYITYMRTDSPSLSSQAITAARAQATSLYGAGSIPAAARHYAGKSKSAQEAHEAIRPSGERFRTPSDVKGSLTPNEQRLYELIWKRTVASQMIDATGQTATITIASDKTSRGIAEFTASGTVITEPGFLQAYEESTDASRYADEASSDAAAGDARLPEVKQGDPLGLAELERKDHATTPPPRYTEASLVKALEELEIGRPSTYASIIDTIVRRGFVTQRGGALVPNWIAFSTIKLLEDNLGDYVDYDFTAEMLADLDRIADGELDRQEWLQRFYFGSEARPGLQSTVANLGDIDARAVNSIPVAEGVTLRVGQYGPYLEGTDADGETKRANIPEDLTPDQLTPEKAQELFAAEPVQDRVLGQHPETGLDVVVKNGRFGPYIEEALPVELDDEGKPVPPKKGKAAPKPRRASLFKAMEPESVDLETALKLLGLPRVVGVDPESGVEITARPGRYGPFLSKGEDTRSLDEEDQIFSITLEQAVEKFAQPKYGARKAATALKEFDADPVSGKPVKVRDGRFGPYVTDGETNATIPRGEDVEGITFERAIELLQLKREKGPAKKPVRKAAAKKPAAKKPAAKTAAAKKPAAKTTAAKKPAAKKPTAKPAPTSDAS; from the coding sequence ATGGGCAAGAAGCTCGTCATCGTCGAGTCCCCCGCGAAGGGAAAGACGATCGAGCGGTACCTCGGCGAGGGATACCAGGTGCTGGCATCCGTCGGCCACATCCGCGACCTCGTCAGCCCGCGCGACCTGCCCGCCGACCTCAAGAAGGGGTCGTACGGCAAGTTCGCCGTCGACGTCGACAACGGGTTCGCCCCCTATTACGTCGTCAGCGACGAGAAGAAGAAGACGGTCGCCGAGCTCAAGAAGGCGCTCAAGGACGCCGACGAGCTCATCCTCGCGACGGATGAGGACCGCGAGGGCGAGGCCATCGCGTGGCACCTGCTCGAGGTGCTGAAGCCGAAGGTGCCGGTCCGCCGGATGGTGTTCCACGAGATCACCGAGGACGCGATCCAGCAGGCCAAGGACTCGATGCGCGAGCTCAACATGCCGCTCGTCGACGCCCAGGAGACGCGCCGCATCCTCGACCGCCTCTACGGCTACGAGGTCAGCCCGGTGCTGTGGCGCAAGGTGCGGCAGGGCCTCTCGGCCGGCCGCGTGCAGTCGCCCACCGCGCGCCTCATCGTCGACCGCGAGCGCGAGCGCATGGCGTTCGTCTCCGCCGGCTACTGGAGCCTCGCCGCGCAGTTCGAGGCCGACGGCACCCGCTTCGGCGCCCGCCTCGTGCGGCTCGACGGCGCCCGCGTGGCGACCGGTTCCGACTTCGACGACCGCGGCCAGATCAAGGGCGTGCGCACGGTCCTCGACGAGGAGGCCGCGGAGACGCTCGCGACCGAGCTCGAGCGCTCCGCGTTCGCCGTCGCCGGCGTCGAGTCGAAGCCCTACCGTCGCCGCCCGTCCGCGCCGTTCACCACCTCGACGCTGCAGCAGGAGGCAGGCCGCAAGCTCAAGCTCTCCGCGAAGCAGACGATGTCGGTCGCCCAGTCGCTCTACGAGCAGGGCTACATCACCTATATGCGCACCGACTCGCCCTCGCTGTCGTCGCAGGCCATCACCGCCGCGCGGGCGCAGGCGACGAGCCTCTACGGCGCCGGCTCGATCCCGGCGGCCGCCCGCCACTACGCCGGCAAGTCGAAGTCGGCGCAGGAGGCGCACGAGGCCATCCGCCCCTCGGGCGAGCGCTTCCGCACCCCGAGCGACGTCAAGGGCTCGCTCACGCCGAACGAGCAGCGCCTCTACGAGCTGATCTGGAAGCGCACCGTCGCGAGCCAGATGATCGACGCCACCGGGCAGACCGCGACCATCACGATCGCGTCCGACAAGACCTCCCGCGGCATCGCCGAGTTCACCGCATCCGGCACCGTCATCACCGAGCCCGGCTTCCTGCAGGCGTACGAGGAGTCGACGGATGCGTCGCGCTACGCCGACGAGGCGTCGAGCGACGCCGCGGCCGGCGACGCGCGGCTGCCGGAGGTCAAGCAGGGCGACCCGCTCGGCCTCGCGGAGCTGGAGCGCAAGGACCACGCCACCACCCCGCCGCCCCGCTACACCGAGGCGAGCCTCGTGAAGGCGCTCGAGGAGCTCGAGATCGGCCGCCCGTCGACCTACGCGTCGATCATCGACACCATCGTGCGGCGCGGCTTCGTCACGCAACGCGGTGGCGCGCTCGTGCCGAACTGGATCGCGTTCTCGACGATCAAGCTGCTCGAGGACAACCTCGGCGACTACGTCGACTACGACTTCACCGCCGAGATGCTCGCCGACCTCGACCGCATCGCCGACGGAGAGCTCGACCGCCAGGAGTGGCTGCAGCGCTTCTACTTCGGCAGCGAGGCGCGGCCGGGCCTGCAGAGCACCGTCGCCAACCTCGGCGACATCGACGCGCGCGCCGTGAACTCGATCCCGGTCGCCGAGGGCGTCACGCTCCGCGTGGGCCAGTACGGGCCGTACCTCGAGGGCACCGACGCCGACGGCGAGACGAAGCGCGCGAACATCCCCGAGGACCTGACCCCGGACCAGCTGACGCCCGAGAAGGCTCAGGAGCTGTTCGCCGCGGAGCCCGTGCAGGACCGGGTCCTCGGCCAGCACCCGGAGACGGGGCTCGACGTGGTCGTGAAGAACGGCCGCTTCGGGCCGTACATCGAGGAGGCGCTGCCCGTCGAGCTCGACGACGAGGGCAAGCCCGTGCCTCCGAAGAAGGGCAAGGCCGCGCCCAAGCCGCGCCGCGCATCCCTCTTCAAGGCGATGGAGCCCGAGTCGGTCGACCTCGAGACCGCGCTCAAGCTGCTCGGCCTGCCGCGCGTCGTCGGCGTCGACCCGGAGTCCGGCGTCGAGATCACCGCCCGACCCGGCCGCTACGGGCCGTTCCTGTCGAAGGGCGAGGACACCCGCTCGCTCGACGAGGAGGACCAGATCTTCTCGATCACGCTCGAGCAGGCGGTCGAGAAGTTCGCGCAGCCGAAGTACGGTGCCAGGAAGGCGGCGACCGCGCTCAAGGAGTTCGACGCCGACCCCGTCTCGGGCAAGCCGGTCAAGGTTCGCGACGGCCGGTTCGGGCCGTACGTCACCGACGGCGAGACGAACGCGACGATCCCCCGCGGCGAGGACGTCGAGGGCATCACCTTCGAGCGCGCGATCGAGCTGCTGCAGCTCAAGCGCGAGAAGGGTCCCGCGAAGAAGCCGGTGCGCAAGGCCGCGGCCAAGAAGCCGGCGGCGAAGAAGCCGGCTGCGAAGACGGCCGCCGCCAAGAAGCCGGCTGCGAAGACGACGGCCGCCAAGAAGCCCGCCGCGAAGAAGCCGACCGCGAAGCCCGCGCCCACCAGCGACGCGTCGTGA
- a CDS encoding isochorismatase family protein: protein MTRGILIVDVQNDFTEGGALATDGGAAVAAAITEHLRAHAYDLVAASRDWHDATGDNGGHFAPGAPDFVDTWPVHCVAGSPGAEYHPALDALAIDVHVKKGQGKPAYSAFEGVTDDGETLDEVLAEQGIDELDVVGIATDYCVKSSALDAALAGIKVRVIDGLTSAVAAESRATALDELRDAGVEVVARP from the coding sequence ATGACCCGTGGCATCCTCATCGTCGACGTCCAGAACGACTTCACCGAGGGCGGCGCCCTCGCAACCGACGGCGGTGCCGCGGTGGCTGCGGCCATCACCGAGCACCTCCGCGCCCACGCCTACGACCTCGTCGCTGCCAGCCGGGACTGGCACGACGCGACCGGCGACAACGGCGGCCACTTCGCGCCCGGCGCGCCCGACTTCGTCGACACGTGGCCCGTGCACTGCGTCGCGGGCTCGCCCGGGGCTGAGTACCACCCGGCGCTCGACGCGCTCGCGATCGACGTGCACGTCAAGAAGGGGCAGGGCAAGCCCGCCTACTCCGCGTTCGAGGGCGTCACCGACGATGGCGAGACGCTCGACGAGGTGCTCGCCGAGCAGGGGATCGACGAGCTGGACGTCGTGGGGATCGCCACGGACTACTGCGTCAAGTCGTCGGCGCTCGACGCGGCGCTCGCCGGCATCAAGGTGCGCGTCATCGACGGCCTGACGTCGGCGGTCGCTGCGGAGTCGCGGGCGACGGCACTCGACGAGCTGCGAGACGCGGGCGTGGAGGTCGTGGCACGGCCGTGA
- a CDS encoding alpha/beta hydrolase: MLRTRRLAALTAVVAATSVALTGCIILAPPVPTVADGPGWTPTGEDVAPELASYFEQDVDWQQCDDNWCGTVNAPLDWFAVGEESIDVAVTVAPATGERLGAILYNPGGPGASGVEYVQQYADYLLRPEVREHYDLVGFDPRGVGASTPISCYDDPQELYDWLWEIPDGPRPEPLSDEDLEQQLADAQWLGDSCLEHSGELLGKIGTEQVASDLDLVRSLLGEERLNYLGVSYGTLIGSTYADLFPENVGRMVLDAAVAPDSTDFEGTLYQAAGFELAYGNFVTDCLQQDDCPFVGSKEDALQQTRDLLDRLDAQPIPVADGRELGASALFTAIAANLYADAQWSTLRSVLTDVLSGSGESAFAEADAYYGVNPDGTFADNSLETLIAVNCLDYPAVTDFDEVRANAEQILAAAPTLGPDFVGLGSCAGWPVEATREPHEITAPGAEPIIVIGGVNDPATPYQQAVDLAAMLESGVLISVEAEGHGQYFTGNECVDQPVNRYFLEGIAPTAQLDC, encoded by the coding sequence ATGCTCCGCACCCGCCGCCTCGCAGCCCTCACCGCGGTCGTCGCTGCGACCTCGGTCGCCCTGACCGGGTGCATCATCCTGGCGCCGCCGGTGCCGACGGTCGCCGACGGGCCGGGTTGGACGCCGACCGGCGAGGACGTCGCCCCAGAGCTCGCGAGCTACTTCGAGCAGGACGTCGACTGGCAGCAGTGCGACGACAACTGGTGCGGCACCGTGAACGCGCCGCTCGACTGGTTCGCGGTCGGCGAGGAGTCGATCGACGTCGCGGTCACCGTCGCGCCGGCGACCGGTGAGCGGCTCGGCGCGATCCTCTACAACCCCGGCGGCCCGGGCGCATCCGGCGTCGAGTACGTGCAGCAGTACGCCGACTACCTCCTGCGTCCCGAGGTGCGCGAGCACTACGACCTCGTCGGCTTCGACCCCCGCGGCGTCGGTGCCTCGACGCCGATCTCCTGCTACGACGACCCGCAGGAGCTCTACGACTGGCTGTGGGAGATCCCGGATGGGCCGCGGCCCGAGCCGCTCAGCGACGAGGACCTCGAGCAGCAGCTCGCCGACGCGCAGTGGCTCGGCGACTCGTGCCTCGAGCACAGCGGCGAGCTGCTCGGCAAGATCGGCACGGAGCAGGTCGCGAGCGACCTCGACCTCGTGCGCTCGCTGCTCGGCGAGGAGCGGCTCAACTACCTCGGCGTCTCCTACGGCACGCTGATCGGCTCGACCTACGCAGACCTGTTCCCCGAGAACGTCGGACGGATGGTGCTCGACGCCGCCGTCGCGCCCGACTCGACCGACTTCGAGGGCACGCTCTACCAGGCGGCCGGCTTCGAGCTCGCGTACGGCAACTTCGTCACCGACTGCCTGCAGCAGGACGACTGCCCGTTCGTCGGCTCGAAGGAGGACGCGCTGCAGCAGACGCGCGACCTGCTCGACCGCCTCGACGCCCAGCCGATCCCGGTCGCCGACGGCCGCGAGCTCGGCGCGAGCGCGCTGTTCACCGCGATCGCCGCGAACCTCTACGCGGATGCGCAGTGGTCGACGCTGCGCAGCGTGCTGACCGACGTGCTCTCGGGCAGCGGGGAGTCGGCGTTCGCGGAGGCGGACGCGTACTACGGCGTGAACCCGGACGGCACGTTCGCCGACAACTCGCTCGAGACCCTCATCGCGGTCAACTGCCTCGACTACCCGGCCGTGACGGACTTCGACGAGGTGCGCGCGAACGCCGAGCAGATCCTGGCGGCCGCGCCGACGCTCGGCCCGGACTTCGTGGGCCTCGGCAGCTGCGCCGGCTGGCCGGTCGAGGCCACCCGGGAGCCGCACGAGATCACCGCGCCCGGGGCCGAGCCGATCATCGTCATCGGCGGCGTCAACGATCCGGCGACGCCCTACCAGCAGGCCGTCGACCTCGCGGCGATGCTCGAGTCGGGCGTGCTGATCTCGGTCGAGGCGGAGGGGCACGGGCAGTACTTCACCGGCAACGAGTGCGTCGACCAGCCCGTGAACCGCTACTTCCTGGAGGGCATCGCGCCGACCGCGCAGCTCGACTGCTGA
- a CDS encoding SDR family oxidoreductase, translated as MSNTSETRTANDADTRFQPRRAIVTASDSGIGRATAVALAEAGMDVGITWHTDEQGALDTAEEVLSHGVRAAVARLDATDIPGCGDVVDSLADELGGLDVFVNNAGTGGATLLLDLDYDEWDEIVKTDLSGAFVCIQRAARRMVAGGAGGRIIAVSSVHEHQPRVGSSAYDAAKHGLGGLAKTAALELGRHGITVNTVAPGEIATPMTGQTDEDPHGEDRPGIPLGRPGDAREIASVIAFLASPAASYVTGASIVVDGGMLQMGPQAGSHLQSDDWRSV; from the coding sequence ATGAGCAACACGAGCGAGACCCGCACCGCGAACGACGCCGACACGCGCTTCCAGCCGCGCCGCGCGATCGTCACCGCCTCCGACTCAGGCATCGGCCGCGCGACCGCCGTCGCGCTCGCCGAGGCCGGCATGGACGTCGGCATCACCTGGCACACCGATGAGCAGGGCGCCCTCGACACCGCCGAGGAGGTGCTGTCGCACGGGGTGCGGGCGGCGGTCGCGCGGCTCGACGCGACGGACATCCCCGGATGCGGCGACGTCGTCGACAGCCTGGCCGACGAGCTCGGCGGGCTCGACGTCTTCGTGAACAACGCGGGAACGGGCGGTGCGACGCTGCTGCTCGACCTCGATTACGACGAGTGGGACGAGATCGTGAAGACCGATCTCAGCGGCGCCTTCGTCTGCATCCAGCGCGCAGCTCGACGGATGGTCGCAGGCGGTGCGGGAGGCCGCATCATCGCGGTCTCGAGCGTGCACGAGCACCAGCCGCGCGTCGGCTCGAGCGCCTACGATGCCGCGAAGCACGGCCTCGGCGGCCTCGCGAAGACGGCGGCGCTCGAGCTCGGGCGGCACGGCATCACCGTGAACACCGTCGCGCCCGGTGAGATCGCAACGCCGATGACCGGCCAGACCGACGAGGATCCCCACGGCGAGGACCGCCCGGGCATCCCGCTCGGCCGGCCCGGCGACGCGCGGGAGATCGCATCCGTCATCGCCTTCCTCGCATCGCCCGCCGCCTCGTACGTGACGGGCGCCTCCATCGTCGTCGACGGCGGGATGCTGCAGATGGGTCCGCAGGCCGGCTCGCACCTGCAGAGCGACGACTGGCGCTCGGTGTAG
- a CDS encoding DNA polymerase III subunit delta', which translates to MASGWDASVGQADAVAQLQRAAAVDPDVDGSGAMTHAWLLTGPPGSGRSNLAYAFAAALLSPPTGIDEGVATLVEARTHPDLVTLSTEGVLITIAQARAVVQRASLAPSTARYRVIVVEDADRMAERTSNALLKALEEPPPETVWILCAPSEADLLPTIRSRVRTLTLQVPDPAAVAQLLIDRDGVAPEVAARAAREAQSHIGMARRLATSEEARARRAETLQIAMRVSTAASAVLAAARYVEIATADADALSAERDEAERAQALHQLGIEPGGTVPPALRRQLKELEDAQKQRAKRGMRDGVDRILVDLLSLYRDILMTQLGVGSDLVNEAMRPTVLAAAAYLQRAAVIDVLDSIRIARERIEANVPPVLALEAMLVRAARAAQRR; encoded by the coding sequence ATGGCGAGCGGCTGGGACGCGAGCGTCGGCCAGGCCGATGCCGTCGCGCAGCTGCAGCGGGCCGCCGCCGTCGATCCTGACGTCGACGGGTCGGGCGCCATGACGCACGCCTGGCTGCTCACCGGCCCGCCCGGCTCCGGCCGCTCGAACCTCGCCTACGCGTTCGCGGCCGCGCTGCTGTCGCCGCCGACCGGCATCGACGAGGGGGTCGCCACGCTCGTCGAGGCGCGCACCCACCCGGACCTCGTGACGCTCTCGACCGAGGGGGTGCTCATCACGATCGCGCAGGCCCGCGCCGTCGTGCAGCGCGCGTCGCTCGCGCCGTCAACCGCCCGGTACCGGGTGATCGTCGTCGAGGACGCCGACCGGATGGCCGAGCGCACGTCGAACGCGCTGCTCAAGGCACTCGAGGAGCCGCCGCCCGAGACGGTGTGGATCCTGTGCGCACCGAGCGAGGCCGACCTGCTGCCGACGATCCGCTCGCGCGTCCGCACGCTCACGCTGCAGGTGCCCGACCCGGCAGCGGTCGCGCAGCTGCTCATCGACCGCGACGGCGTCGCCCCAGAGGTCGCCGCGCGCGCCGCGCGCGAGGCCCAGAGCCACATCGGCATGGCGCGCAGGCTGGCGACGAGCGAGGAGGCGCGCGCCCGTCGCGCCGAGACGCTCCAGATCGCGATGCGGGTGTCGACCGCCGCGTCGGCGGTGCTCGCGGCGGCCCGCTACGTCGAGATCGCCACGGCCGACGCCGACGCGCTCTCGGCCGAGCGCGACGAGGCGGAGCGCGCGCAGGCGCTCCACCAGCTCGGCATCGAGCCGGGCGGCACCGTGCCCCCGGCGCTGCGGCGCCAGCTCAAGGAGCTCGAGGACGCGCAGAAGCAGCGCGCGAAGCGGGGCATGCGCGACGGCGTCGACCGCATCCTCGTCGACCTCCTCTCGCTCTACCGCGACATCCTCATGACGCAGCTCGGCGTGGGCAGCGATCTCGTCAACGAGGCGATGCGGCCCACGGTGCTCGCCGCGGCCGCCTACCTGCAGCGCGCCGCCGTGATCGACGTGCTCGACAGCATCCGCATCGCGCGGGAGCGCATCGAGGCGAACGTGCCGCCGGTGCTCGCGCTCGAGGCGATGCTCGTGCGCGCCGCGCGCGCGGCGCAGCGCCGCTGA
- the tmk gene encoding dTMP kinase — translation MTGAFITLEGGDGSGKSTQAGMLQAWLEGEGRTVVRTREPGGTELGVEIRRLVQHTEGHVAPRAEALLYAADRAHHVATLVRPALERGEVVLQDRYLDSSVAYQGAGRELDGGQIRDLSLWAADGLLPDLTILLDLDPAAGRERMAAREDAPYDRLEEAGEAFALRVRQAYLELAAAEPDRFAVVDASGSPADVHARVVSHVRAMLDADR, via the coding sequence GTGACCGGGGCGTTCATCACCCTGGAAGGCGGCGACGGCTCGGGCAAGTCGACGCAGGCGGGGATGCTGCAGGCGTGGCTCGAGGGCGAGGGCCGCACCGTCGTGCGCACCCGCGAGCCCGGCGGCACCGAGCTGGGCGTCGAGATCCGCCGGCTCGTGCAGCACACCGAGGGCCACGTCGCGCCGCGCGCCGAGGCGCTGCTCTACGCCGCCGACCGCGCGCACCACGTCGCGACCCTCGTGCGCCCGGCGCTCGAGCGCGGCGAGGTCGTGCTGCAGGACCGCTACCTCGACTCGTCCGTCGCCTACCAGGGCGCCGGCCGCGAGCTCGACGGCGGGCAGATCCGCGACCTCTCGCTGTGGGCGGCCGACGGGCTGCTGCCCGACCTCACGATCCTGCTCGACCTCGATCCGGCCGCCGGGCGCGAGCGGATGGCCGCGCGCGAGGACGCGCCGTACGACCGCCTCGAGGAGGCGGGGGAGGCCTTCGCACTCCGCGTGCGGCAGGCCTACCTCGAGCTCGCGGCGGCCGAGCCCGACCGCTTCGCCGTCGTGGACGCATCCGGCAGCCCAGCCGACGTGCATGCGCGCGTGGTGTCGCACGTGCGTGCGATGCTCGACGCGGACCGCTGA
- a CDS encoding type II secretion system F family protein, whose translation MSATGSAATAMEDAAATVHRLAALVAGGLPLERAWRMLGTDAAEVDARVGAVRAGGGLVTAVLEVARRTGAPTAPTLERLAGLLRERAAQARALDAALAGPRATARLVMVLPIVGLGFGAALGLDVVGALAGGGLATWSVLAGAALLVVAWGWSRTIVRHAARGDEAPGIALDLVAVALAGGGAVDRARTAAAAALIDAGVASSGWDDVDAALDLARRAGVPVRGLLLAEASAARTRARLEGEARAERAAVQLALPLGVCVLPAFSLLVVVPLVVSMLEGALAPLG comes from the coding sequence ATGAGCGCGACGGGGTCTGCCGCGACGGCGATGGAGGATGCGGCGGCGACCGTGCACCGCCTCGCGGCGCTCGTGGCGGGCGGTCTGCCGCTCGAGCGCGCGTGGCGGATGCTCGGCACGGATGCGGCCGAGGTCGACGCGCGCGTCGGCGCGGTGCGCGCGGGCGGTGGCCTCGTGACCGCCGTGCTGGAGGTCGCGCGGCGCACCGGCGCGCCGACGGCGCCGACCCTCGAGCGGCTCGCCGGGCTGCTGCGCGAGCGTGCAGCGCAGGCGCGAGCGCTCGACGCGGCGCTCGCGGGACCCCGGGCGACGGCGCGGCTCGTGATGGTGCTCCCGATCGTCGGCCTCGGCTTCGGCGCGGCGCTCGGCCTCGACGTGGTGGGCGCGCTCGCGGGCGGCGGGCTGGCGACGTGGTCGGTGCTCGCGGGAGCCGCGCTGCTCGTGGTCGCCTGGGGCTGGTCGCGCACGATCGTGCGGCACGCCGCGCGGGGCGATGAGGCGCCGGGGATCGCGCTCGACCTCGTGGCTGTGGCGCTCGCGGGCGGCGGAGCGGTCGATCGGGCGCGCACCGCCGCCGCGGCCGCGCTCATCGACGCCGGCGTCGCGTCGAGCGGCTGGGACGACGTCGACGCGGCGCTCGACCTCGCCCGCAGGGCCGGCGTGCCGGTGCGGGGGCTGCTGCTCGCGGAGGCGTCGGCAGCCCGCACGCGGGCTCGGCTCGAGGGGGAGGCGCGAGCCGAGCGCGCCGCGGTGCAGCTCGCGCTGCCGCTCGGCGTCTGCGTGCTGCCGGCGTTCTCGCTGCTCGTGGTCGTGCCGCTCGTCGTCTCGATGCTCGAGGGTGCGCTCGCGCCGCTCGGCTGA